The Natrinema salaciae genome includes a window with the following:
- a CDS encoding RNA-guided endonuclease InsQ/TnpB family protein, whose protein sequence is EDTVGLDLGVLNFVYDSEGRTIDRLDLSDDRERLEREQRSLSRKQYESQNWEKQRRRVAKVHARMSNKKRDYKHKIAHFYATEYDAVFVEDLNVRSMLESDGNARNKAEVGWSDFRAILEHHCDKHGTHYVEVNPSGTTKECAECGAESDKPLWVREHSCPSCGFETDRDWNAALNVKSRGLSELGVVHSKGTPVETATSADTRSVSASRVVETGSSVLKERVALATSE, encoded by the coding sequence TGAAGACACGGTTGGTCTCGACCTCGGCGTACTAAATTTCGTGTACGACTCCGAAGGTCGCACCATCGACCGTCTCGACTTGTCCGACGACCGAGAGCGTTTGGAACGCGAGCAACGCTCGCTCTCTCGCAAACAGTACGAATCTCAAAACTGGGAGAAACAGCGCCGTCGCGTTGCCAAAGTGCACGCGAGAATGTCGAACAAGAAGCGTGATTACAAGCACAAAATCGCACACTTCTACGCGACGGAGTACGACGCGGTGTTTGTCGAGGACTTGAACGTGAGGTCGATGCTGGAATCAGATGGCAACGCGCGGAACAAGGCTGAAGTAGGGTGGAGTGATTTCAGAGCGATTCTCGAACACCATTGTGACAAGCACGGAACGCATTACGTCGAAGTGAATCCCAGCGGAACGACGAAGGAATGCGCTGAGTGTGGTGCGGAGTCGGATAAGCCGTTGTGGGTTCGAGAGCATTCGTGCCCATCGTGTGGATTCGAGACTGATAGGGATTGGAATGCGGCGTTGAACGTGAAATCGCGCGGATTGTCGGAACTAGGAGTGGTTCACTCCAAAGGCACGCCTGTGGAGACTGCTACCTCTGCGGACACTCGTTCTGTGTCTGCAAGTCGCGTCGTAGAAACAGGAAGCTCCGTCCTCAAGGAACGAGTCGCGTTAGCGACGAGTGAGTAG
- a CDS encoding PGF-CTERM sorting domain-containing protein yields MARFRERGPSWRQSLLALGLGLAVVASLVAAGAAGASAGVVDPDSNGTVSEAEYVKPAPEQGDPYFEAAASDGSWISYENPRDEYRNPYLGDGSGKVCVTLVNENGDPVVGESVPNTSVTIPTNNVTSWHSHADPMTVQFPMTDHYDRPLDADEFGTSPDISQGDGYMDTHCIEMHGLPEDATVEYGEAEISGEHADRIDLVGYIQQIPEGDGWDTDIDPVTAAEPYAEAGGGWTYETNATHAGVVVVLQLDAPADERFEPADSNTDVTDSNGDTNATEQTDGTDGGGDDEMPGFGALAALATLSIGALARRRK; encoded by the coding sequence ATGGCCAGGTTTCGAGAACGTGGCCCGAGTTGGCGGCAGTCGCTGCTCGCACTGGGGCTCGGGCTGGCCGTGGTCGCGAGCCTCGTCGCGGCGGGTGCGGCGGGTGCGTCCGCGGGCGTCGTGGATCCGGATTCGAACGGGACCGTCTCGGAGGCTGAATACGTCAAGCCCGCACCGGAACAGGGCGATCCGTACTTCGAGGCGGCCGCGAGCGACGGTAGCTGGATCAGCTACGAGAACCCGCGCGACGAGTACCGGAATCCGTACCTCGGAGATGGCTCCGGGAAGGTCTGTGTCACGCTCGTCAACGAGAACGGCGATCCGGTCGTCGGCGAGTCCGTGCCGAACACGTCCGTGACGATCCCGACGAACAACGTCACGAGCTGGCACTCGCACGCGGACCCGATGACCGTGCAGTTCCCCATGACCGACCACTACGACCGACCGCTCGACGCCGACGAGTTCGGAACGAGTCCGGACATCTCACAGGGTGACGGCTACATGGACACTCACTGCATCGAGATGCACGGACTCCCGGAAGACGCGACCGTCGAATACGGCGAAGCGGAGATCAGCGGCGAGCACGCGGACAGAATCGACCTCGTCGGCTACATCCAACAGATTCCCGAGGGCGACGGCTGGGACACGGATATCGATCCCGTGACCGCCGCGGAACCCTACGCGGAAGCCGGCGGCGGCTGGACCTACGAGACCAACGCCACACACGCGGGGGTCGTCGTCGTGCTCCAGCTCGACGCGCCGGCCGACGAACGATTCGAGCCCGCCGACTCGAACACGGACGTGACGGACTCGAACGGGGACACGAACGCGACCGAGCAGACTGACGGGACCGACGGTGGCGGAGACGACGAAATGCCCGGATTCGGCGCGCTCGCAGCCCTCGCAACGCTGTCGATTGGTGCCCTCGCTCGACGGCGAAAGTGA
- a CDS encoding DUF5789 family protein, whose protein sequence is MAEGPNRDRAQDRAEKRQSERADHTESILKDVERHLGELEYPVTSEELATEYANEPIDMPNETESLGSVFDRLVGEQFDSPEEVREAAYGELTGKAGSPNEANAERELGELDDDAQESRGERGSDAY, encoded by the coding sequence ATGGCCGAGGGACCGAACCGCGATCGAGCACAGGACCGGGCGGAGAAACGGCAATCCGAGCGAGCCGACCACACGGAGTCGATCCTCAAGGACGTCGAACGCCACCTCGGCGAGCTGGAGTATCCGGTCACCAGCGAGGAACTGGCGACGGAGTACGCGAACGAACCGATCGACATGCCGAACGAGACGGAGTCGCTGGGGAGCGTCTTCGACCGGCTGGTGGGCGAGCAGTTCGATTCGCCCGAGGAGGTCCGCGAGGCGGCCTACGGCGAACTCACCGGGAAGGCCGGCAGCCCCAACGAGGCCAACGCCGAACGGGAGCTCGGCGAACTGGACGACGACGCACAGGAGTCGCGCGGCGAACGCGGGAGCGACGCGTACTGA
- a CDS encoding translation initiation factor IF-2 subunit beta: MDYESSLDRAMEDVPDIGGDEQRLQIPDPQPQKDGAFTRVTNLDEIADVLSRDTEHLHRFIQRELGTSGKLENGRGRYNGSFSQTDLDAAIDAYVDEYVLCSECGLPDTRLVREDRTPMLRCDACGAFRPVTKRSTSSQQQQQQDAVEEGQTYTVEITGTGRKGDGVAEKGSYTIFVPGAEEGDVVDIYIKNISGNLAFARLD; this comes from the coding sequence ATGGATTACGAATCGAGTCTCGACCGAGCGATGGAGGACGTTCCCGATATCGGGGGCGACGAACAGCGGCTACAGATTCCCGACCCGCAGCCACAGAAAGACGGCGCGTTCACGCGGGTGACCAATCTCGACGAGATCGCCGACGTCCTCTCCCGGGACACCGAGCATCTCCACCGGTTCATCCAGCGCGAACTGGGGACCAGCGGCAAACTCGAGAACGGCCGCGGCCGGTACAACGGGAGCTTCTCCCAGACGGACCTCGACGCAGCGATCGACGCCTACGTCGACGAGTACGTTCTCTGTTCGGAGTGTGGGCTGCCGGACACCCGCCTCGTCCGCGAGGACCGGACGCCGATGCTGCGCTGTGACGCCTGCGGTGCGTTCCGCCCCGTCACCAAGCGCTCGACCAGTTCCCAGCAGCAACAACAGCAGGACGCCGTCGAGGAAGGGCAGACCTACACGGTCGAGATCACCGGGACCGGCCGCAAAGGCGACGGCGTCGCGGAGAAGGGCAGCTACACGATCTTCGTCCCCGGCGCGGAAGAGGGCGACGTCGTGGACATCTACATCAAGAACATCTCGGGCAACCTGGCGTTCGCCCGGCTCGACTGA
- a CDS encoding HAD family hydrolase, producing the protein MGVSFDLFGTLVTADRPDDPATAVATELAKRDVAVPDDWSAAYAEPHVDAPEGAEVPLPAHVSRALASRDVDYEHNAARRAVVAAFDPTVETRPGALEAVAAARDRGPVAICSNCSVPELVGRTLVRSDFERDDFDAIVTSVGCGWRKPAPEIFELTADELGVATPDLVHVGDDPAADGGIESVGGTALLLEDLSLADVPPRLAALADRSGHD; encoded by the coding sequence GTGGGAGTATCGTTTGACCTCTTCGGGACGCTCGTGACCGCCGACCGTCCGGACGATCCGGCGACAGCCGTCGCGACCGAATTAGCGAAGCGAGACGTCGCCGTCCCCGACGACTGGAGCGCCGCGTACGCGGAGCCACACGTCGACGCACCCGAGGGTGCGGAAGTACCGCTTCCGGCCCACGTCTCACGCGCGCTCGCGAGCCGCGACGTCGACTACGAGCACAACGCCGCCAGACGGGCCGTCGTCGCGGCGTTCGATCCGACCGTCGAAACCAGACCGGGCGCGCTCGAGGCCGTCGCCGCCGCCCGGGACCGCGGCCCGGTCGCGATCTGTTCGAACTGCAGCGTACCGGAGCTGGTCGGGCGGACGCTCGTCAGGTCCGACTTCGAGCGCGACGATTTCGACGCGATCGTCACGAGCGTGGGCTGTGGCTGGCGCAAGCCGGCACCCGAAATCTTCGAACTGACCGCGGACGAACTCGGCGTCGCGACTCCCGATCTCGTCCACGTCGGCGACGATCCGGCCGCCGACGGCGGTATCGAATCCGTCGGCGGGACGGCGCTACTGCTCGAGGATCTGTCGCTCGCCGACGTGCCGCCGCGACTGGCTGCGCTCGCCGACCGGAGCGGTCATGACTGA
- the cbiB gene encoding adenosylcobinamide-phosphate synthase CbiB, whose amino-acid sequence MALTTLAIVGLAFSLDLLIGEPPTAVHPVAWFGRLVDVLDRPWSDDERRQRLVGVAVAALAPLVPAAVAAGTVLAAATVHPMGAGIAAGLVLFLTTSLRTLLELTEDVVAATEADLERARERVRGLVGRDASPLSAGELRSAAVESAAENLADGLVATLLAFAALAPISLPAAAAAAAWVKGVNTLDSMLGYPSKPLGTASARLDDLVMFLPARIAAAAIALAAVDPLAVVRARRWARVPPSPNSGWPMATLACALAVRLEKPTVYVLNPDAELPMLADGERAVAVVGRAAVVSVIVAVALAVLVSGSAAASIAPRIAEVSVGWR is encoded by the coding sequence GTGGCGCTGACGACGCTCGCGATCGTCGGGCTCGCGTTCAGTCTCGATCTGCTGATCGGCGAGCCGCCAACCGCCGTCCATCCGGTGGCGTGGTTCGGCCGACTCGTCGACGTGCTCGATCGGCCGTGGAGCGACGACGAGCGCCGCCAGCGACTGGTCGGCGTCGCCGTCGCCGCCCTCGCCCCGCTCGTCCCGGCCGCCGTCGCCGCCGGAACCGTTCTCGCGGCGGCGACCGTTCACCCGATGGGCGCTGGCATCGCCGCCGGCCTCGTCCTCTTCCTGACGACCAGCCTGCGCACGCTGCTCGAGCTCACCGAGGACGTCGTCGCGGCGACCGAAGCCGACCTCGAGCGGGCCCGCGAACGGGTTCGCGGACTGGTCGGGCGGGACGCGTCGCCCCTCTCGGCCGGCGAGCTCCGCAGCGCGGCCGTGGAAAGCGCGGCCGAGAACCTCGCAGACGGACTGGTCGCGACGCTGCTGGCGTTCGCAGCGCTCGCACCGATATCCCTGCCGGCCGCGGCGGCGGCCGCCGCGTGGGTCAAGGGCGTCAACACGCTGGACTCGATGCTCGGCTATCCCTCGAAACCGCTCGGCACCGCGAGCGCGCGCCTGGACGACCTCGTGATGTTCCTGCCGGCCCGGATCGCCGCGGCCGCCATCGCCCTCGCGGCGGTCGATCCGCTCGCGGTCGTCCGGGCTCGGCGGTGGGCGCGCGTCCCGCCGTCGCCCAACTCCGGCTGGCCGATGGCGACGCTCGCCTGCGCGCTCGCGGTACGCCTCGAGAAGCCGACCGTCTACGTCCTCAATCCCGACGCCGAACTCCCGATGCTGGCGGACGGCGAGCGAGCCGTCGCCGTCGTCGGTCGAGCGGCCGTCGTCTCGGTGATCGTCGCCGTCGCGCTGGCGGTACTCGTCTCGGGCTCGGCGGCGGCGTCGATCGCACCCCGGATCGCGGAGGTGAGCGTCGGATGGCGGTGA
- the cobS gene encoding adenosylcobinamide-GDP ribazoletransferase, with protein sequence MAVSSRWIGAVRGGLGFLTRLPVGYRDGDWEAFRATPAAFPLVGLVAGALAALPLLAAETLAAPTVALGYLCAVYAVTGIHHLDGVADLGDALVVHGDAERRREVLKDTTTGVGALLSVSITVVALALGGLGLAALPVVAAVGVAIGAEVGTKLGMAGMACYGRAASDGMGKQFTDAATVGSFFAPLAVAVFAATVVWPHPGAAALFGAVAGGGLPWNWANRYLGGINGDVFGAANEIGRVAGVHLGVIAWTLL encoded by the coding sequence ATGGCGGTGAGCAGCCGCTGGATCGGCGCCGTTCGCGGCGGGCTCGGATTTCTGACGCGGCTCCCGGTCGGCTACCGCGACGGCGATTGGGAGGCGTTCCGAGCGACGCCGGCGGCGTTTCCGCTCGTCGGCCTCGTCGCAGGTGCGCTGGCGGCGCTTCCGCTACTCGCTGCCGAGACGCTCGCAGCGCCGACCGTGGCGCTGGGCTACCTGTGTGCGGTGTACGCGGTGACGGGCATCCACCACCTCGACGGTGTCGCCGATCTGGGAGATGCGCTGGTGGTACACGGCGACGCGGAGCGCCGCCGCGAGGTGCTGAAGGACACGACGACCGGCGTCGGCGCGCTGCTTTCGGTGTCGATCACGGTCGTGGCGCTGGCGCTCGGCGGCCTCGGGCTGGCGGCGCTCCCCGTCGTCGCGGCGGTCGGCGTCGCGATCGGTGCCGAGGTCGGAACGAAACTGGGGATGGCCGGGATGGCCTGCTACGGACGGGCCGCGTCCGACGGGATGGGAAAGCAGTTCACCGATGCGGCGACCGTCGGGTCGTTCTTCGCTCCCCTGGCCGTCGCGGTGTTCGCCGCGACGGTCGTCTGGCCACACCCCGGTGCAGCCGCTCTCTTCGGGGCCGTCGCCGGCGGAGGCCTTCCGTGGAACTGGGCGAATCGGTATCTCGGGGGCATCAACGGCGACGTTTTCGGCGCGGCCAACGAGATCGGCCGCGTCGCCGGCGTCCACCTGGGGGTGATCGCGTGGACGCTGTTGTGA